In Streptomyces sp. 840.1, one DNA window encodes the following:
- a CDS encoding carboxymuconolactone decarboxylase family protein, which translates to MSTPLSPSPGHIACHFPDHSPESAPAASRAAMAAVTAKQGHLPAAVARLASSPELLNGFLRTSALFESTTLDQLSREVLIMTMASRNGCHLCVAMHTAKLTALAADGGLIAALRGESPLPLPDERLEAMRRFTIAVIEASGAVDDATLQSFLDRGYTARNALEVVLGIGAYTMSTLANRMTAAPIDPQLARFA; encoded by the coding sequence ATGTCCACACCCCTGTCCCCGTCCCCCGGGCACATCGCCTGCCACTTCCCCGACCACTCGCCCGAATCCGCTCCCGCCGCCTCCCGCGCCGCGATGGCGGCGGTGACGGCGAAGCAGGGCCACCTGCCCGCCGCCGTCGCCCGGCTCGCCTCGTCGCCCGAGCTGCTCAACGGCTTCCTGAGGACGAGCGCGCTCTTCGAGTCCACCACCCTGGACCAGCTCTCCCGGGAGGTCCTGATCATGACCATGGCCTCCCGCAACGGCTGTCACCTCTGCGTGGCGATGCACACCGCGAAGCTCACCGCCCTCGCGGCGGACGGCGGACTCATCGCCGCCCTGCGCGGCGAGAGCCCCCTGCCGCTCCCCGACGAACGACTGGAGGCCATGAGGCGGTTCACCATCGCCGTGATCGAGGCGAGCGGCGCGGTGGACGACGCCACGCTCCAGTCGTTCCTGGACCGCGGCTACACCGCGCGCAACGCGCTGGAAGTGGTCCTGGGGATCGGCGCCTACACGATGTCGACTCTGGCCAACCGGATGACGGCGGCCCCGATCGATCCCCAACTGGCCCGTTTCGCCTGA
- a CDS encoding MarR family winged helix-turn-helix transcriptional regulator gives MAERAGDAASSGGGAGFELPLLLFAGFRSIIDEMHRELAVQGHPEVRPAYGYALQAVGLDGATASELGRRLGVSKQAAGKTVERLEGLGYVERADDPQDGRRKLVRLSPRGIDVLARSAAGFDRVRAQWVRVLGAERVAALESDLRTMAAADAFRLDASSWFNG, from the coding sequence ATGGCTGAGCGGGCGGGGGATGCCGCTTCGAGCGGTGGTGGCGCGGGATTCGAGCTGCCGCTGCTGCTGTTCGCCGGCTTCCGGTCGATCATCGACGAGATGCACCGCGAGCTCGCCGTGCAGGGCCACCCCGAGGTGCGGCCCGCGTACGGGTACGCGCTCCAGGCGGTGGGCCTCGACGGGGCGACCGCGAGTGAGCTCGGCCGGCGGCTCGGGGTCTCCAAGCAGGCCGCGGGCAAGACCGTCGAGCGGCTCGAAGGGCTCGGCTACGTCGAGCGCGCCGACGATCCGCAGGACGGCCGCCGCAAACTGGTCCGGCTCTCCCCGCGCGGGATCGACGTACTGGCACGCTCGGCGGCGGGCTTCGACCGGGTGCGCGCGCAGTGGGTCCGGGTGCTCGGCGCCGAACGGGTCGCGGCCCTGGAGTCCGACCTGCGCACCATGGCCGCGGCGGACGCCTTCCGGCTCGACGCGTCGAGCTGGTTCAACGGCTGA
- a CDS encoding alpha-L-fucosidase codes for MARRTHVLSALALAAAAALIPVTATAQQPAHPAKPCGAPVRPASQMTVEACDSPARIIEKAANTVPTPGQLAWQQREVTAFTHFGMNTFTGREWGSGTEDEKLFAPRSIDADQWMRAYKAAGAEQVMLTVKHHDGFVLYPSRYTDHSVALSPGSPDVVARYVKAARKAGLKVGLYLSPSDGAELPHAWHAEWVEKIRAKQADGEALSLPEKMALEDGDRAPAGQGRFGNGSAVTERTIPTLVPGDDRAARVKSGKLPTFRVKADDYDAYYLNQLYEIFTQYGPVEELWLDGANPWSGSGITQKYDVRQWFDMVRALSPNTVVFQGPQGVRWVGNESGVARETEWSVTPHTTDPWTGLGSLPNDSTDPDIGSRDRLLAPGVNYLQWYPAEADVSNRPGWFYHPDEKPKSPAQLMDLYEKSVGRNASLLLNVPPAPDGRIADADVASLTAYGADVRRIYGTDVREQGPGPYTFDRVAVREDIRHGQRVEKFAVEARIDGAWQRIAQGTTIGHERILPLPSAVTASAVRVEVLESRAKPHLGATTLHLAAAR; via the coding sequence ATGGCACGACGCACCCATGTGCTCAGCGCGCTCGCACTGGCGGCCGCCGCCGCGCTCATCCCCGTGACTGCCACGGCGCAGCAGCCCGCGCACCCCGCCAAGCCCTGCGGCGCACCCGTTCGGCCCGCGTCGCAGATGACGGTCGAGGCATGCGACAGCCCCGCCCGGATCATCGAGAAGGCGGCGAACACCGTCCCCACTCCGGGCCAGCTGGCCTGGCAGCAGCGAGAGGTCACCGCCTTCACGCACTTCGGGATGAACACCTTCACCGGCCGTGAATGGGGCTCCGGCACCGAGGACGAGAAGCTGTTCGCGCCCAGGAGCATCGACGCCGACCAGTGGATGCGGGCCTACAAGGCCGCCGGCGCCGAACAGGTCATGCTCACCGTCAAGCACCACGACGGCTTCGTCCTCTACCCGAGCCGCTACACCGACCACTCGGTCGCCCTCAGCCCCGGCAGCCCCGACGTCGTCGCCCGCTACGTGAAGGCCGCCCGCAAGGCCGGCCTGAAGGTCGGCCTCTACCTCTCGCCCTCCGACGGCGCGGAACTCCCGCACGCCTGGCACGCCGAGTGGGTCGAGAAGATCCGGGCCAAGCAGGCCGACGGCGAAGCGCTCAGCCTGCCCGAGAAGATGGCCCTGGAGGACGGCGACCGCGCCCCCGCCGGACAGGGCCGCTTCGGCAACGGCAGCGCCGTCACCGAGCGCACCATCCCCACCCTCGTCCCCGGCGACGACCGGGCGGCCCGGGTGAAGAGCGGCAAGCTGCCCACCTTCAGGGTGAAGGCCGACGACTACGACGCGTACTACCTCAACCAGCTCTACGAGATCTTCACCCAGTACGGCCCGGTCGAGGAACTCTGGCTGGACGGCGCCAACCCCTGGTCCGGCTCCGGGATCACCCAGAAGTACGACGTCAGGCAGTGGTTCGACATGGTCAGGGCACTGTCGCCGAACACCGTCGTCTTCCAGGGCCCGCAGGGCGTCCGCTGGGTCGGCAACGAGTCCGGCGTCGCCCGCGAGACCGAGTGGAGCGTCACCCCGCACACCACCGACCCGTGGACGGGTCTCGGTAGCCTCCCCAACGACTCCACCGACCCCGACATCGGTTCCAGGGACCGCCTCCTGGCGCCCGGGGTCAACTACCTCCAGTGGTACCCGGCCGAGGCCGACGTCTCCAACCGCCCCGGCTGGTTCTACCACCCCGACGAAAAGCCCAAGAGCCCGGCGCAGTTGATGGACCTGTACGAGAAGAGCGTCGGCCGCAACGCCTCGCTGCTGCTCAACGTCCCGCCCGCGCCGGACGGCCGGATCGCCGACGCGGACGTCGCGTCCCTGACCGCCTACGGCGCCGACGTGCGCCGGATCTACGGCACCGACGTACGCGAGCAGGGACCCGGCCCGTACACCTTCGACCGGGTTGCCGTCCGGGAGGACATCCGGCACGGGCAGCGGGTGGAGAAGTTCGCCGTGGAGGCCCGGATCGACGGCGCGTGGCAGCGGATCGCGCAGGGCACCACCATCGGCCACGAGCGGATCCTGCCGCTGCCCTCGGCCGTCACCGCGTCCGCCGTCCGGGTCGAGGTGCTGGAGTCCAGGGCGAAGCCGCACCTGGGCGCCACGACCCTGCACCTCGCAGCCGCGCGCTAG